The Desulfobotulus mexicanus genome contains the following window.
GACCGCAGGCATATGAACCCTTATTCTTGCTGGCACTGTTAACTTTTTGTAAAATCCTTCTGATCATGACAACAGAAAGACAAGGAAGCCTGCAAATGATTCTGCACGAACCCAAAGAGGGTTACATCCACCATCCGGAAAAAGGCCCCCTTCATTATATCGACTGGGGCGGTGAAGGCCCCATGGCCCATCTTCTTCATGCCAATGGCTTCTGTGCCGGAACCTATGATCCCCTGATCCGTCTCATGTCTGAAAAACTACATGTCATCGGCAGCGATGTCCGTGGCCATGGCAGCTCCCTTTCACCTGTTGAGATGCCCATACGTCACTGGAAAGTTTTTGCGGATGATCTGGAATTCATGGTTTCCAGCCTGATGAAGCCTCCTGTCATAGGAATAGGTCATTCATTAGGAGCCGTTACCACCCTCATTGCGGCAGCCAGACATCCTGAACTTTTCTCCTGCATCATCCTCATGGATCCGGTAATTCTGCCAAGACGTTATCTCATGTTCATGGGCTTTTTACGCATGACCGGACTCATCGGACAATTCCCCCTGGCAAAGGGTGCAAGGCGCAGAAAATTTGTTTTCAAAGGCAAACAGGAAGCCCTTTCCCGCTTTACCGCAGGCCGGGGTATTTTCAAAACATGGGACCCTTCCTTTGTGGACGCTTACCTTGAATGCGGGCTGCTGGAAGTGGATGAAGAAACAGCCATTTTAAAATGTGATCCGGAACTGGAAGCCCAGATATTTGAATCAGTGCCTGCCGATATCTGGTCCTATGCAAAAAAGGTTAAATGTCCGGTCCTTGCCATACGGGGAAAAAAATCCGATACCTTTGTTCAGGATGCCGCAGACAGATTCAGCCGCACGGTAAAAGACT
Protein-coding sequences here:
- a CDS encoding alpha/beta fold hydrolase, whose amino-acid sequence is MILHEPKEGYIHHPEKGPLHYIDWGGEGPMAHLLHANGFCAGTYDPLIRLMSEKLHVIGSDVRGHGSSLSPVEMPIRHWKVFADDLEFMVSSLMKPPVIGIGHSLGAVTTLIAAARHPELFSCIILMDPVILPRRYLMFMGFLRMTGLIGQFPLAKGARRRKFVFKGKQEALSRFTAGRGIFKTWDPSFVDAYLECGLLEVDEETAILKCDPELEAQIFESVPADIWSYAKKVKCPVLAIRGKKSDTFVQDAADRFSRTVKDCELVVVDKSGHFVPMEQPAICAEHILDFIQRKGPGIHETAAA